The nucleotide sequence AGGGCTTGGGGTGAACTTGAAAGGATCCTCTGCGTTGAGTCGGCACTCAATGGCATGTCCACGGAACACAATGTCTTTCTGGCGATAGCTTAGCTTTAGGCCGGCTGCGATACGAATTTGCTCTTGCACGATATCGACGCCGGTAATCATCTCGGTTACTGGGTGCTCAACCTGAACACGGGTATTCATCTCAATGAAGAAGAACTCACCGTTTTCGTACAGGAATTCAAAAGTGCCAGCGCCGCGATAGCCAATCTTTCGGCAAGCATCCGCACAGCGCTCACCAATTTTGGCGATTAAGCGACGGTCAATGCCTGGTGCAGGCGCCTCTTCAATCACTTTTTGGTGACGACGTTGCATAGAGCAATCACGCTCGCCCAGCCAAATGGCATTTCCATGGGTGTCAGCTAGAACCTGAATTTCTACATGGCGAGGTTTTTCTAAAAACTTTTCCATATAGACTTCCGGATTACCAAATGCACGACCCGCTTCTTCACGAGTCATGTTGACAGCATTAATCAAGTGCGCTTCGGTATGAACCACACGCATTCCACGACCGCCACCACCACCAGCAGCTTTAATGATGACGGGGTAACCTACTTTTTTCGCAGCGGCGATAATTTCTTTTGGGTTGTCTGGTAATGCCCCTTCAGATCCTGGAACGCAAGGAACGCCAGCTTTAATCATGGCGCGCTTAGCGGAAACCTTATCGCCCATTAATCGAATGGAAGCTGCTGTAGGGCCAATAAAAGCAAAGCCAGATTTCTCAACACGTTCAGCAAAGTCTGCATTCTCTGAGAGGAAGCCGTACCCTGGATGGATTGCTTCAGCATCCGTTACTTCCGCTGCGGAAATAATGGCCGGCATATTGAGATAGCTTTGTGGCGATGGTGCTGGGCCGATACAGACGGCTTCATCGGCAAGTTTTACGTATTTCGCTTCTTTATCGGCAGTGGAGTACACCACAACAGTTTTGATTCCCAACTCGCGACATGCGCGTTGGATACGAAGAGCGATTTCTCCGCGATTGGCAATCAGAATCTTATCGAACATGTCGGCTCTGAGTTAAGTAAGGGTTTGGAAAAAGTCAGGCGCTCAAATACTTAAGCGATGACAAATAGGGGTTGATCAAACTCAACACCTTGGCCGTTTTCAACCAGAATTTCTTTGATTACGCCAGCTTTCTCAGATTCAATTTCATTGAGCAGTTTCATTGCCTCAATGATGCAAAGTGTTTGACCCACTTTGACCGTATCACCTACATTCACAAAGTTTGGCGATTCTGGATTTGGGGCGCGATAGAAAGTGCCAACCATTGGCGAACGAGCAACAAAGCCCTCTTCAGCGGCGGGTGTCTCTGCAGCAGGCGCTTGGGCTGTAGTAGCTGCCGCAACTGGAGCTGCAGTAATGGCTTGAACTGGAGCAGGGTTGGCATAGACAACTTGGCCTGTAGTAACTGAAGGGCCAGAATTTACGATGCGAACACGATCTTCACCTTCGTTTACTTCTAGTTCAGAAATACCTGATTCAGAAACGAGATCAATCAGGGTTTTGAGTTTTCTAAGATCCATGTGAGCTTGTCCTCTCTTGAAATTCTGTAAATAAGCTTATTTTTGTAAACGGGCGATTGCAGCCTGTAATGCAAGTTCATAACCAATAGCGCCAAGTCCACATATCACTCCCGTTGCAATGTCTGATAAATAGGAATGTTTGCGAAATTCTTCGCGTTGATGAATATTGGATAAATGGACTTCGGTAAATGGAATGGCAACACCCGCCAAAACATCACGCAGAGCTACGCTGGTATGCGTAAAGGCACCAGGATTAATGATGATGAAATCAACCCCGTCTTGTTTCGCCTTTTGAATACGATCGATGAGTTCGCCTTCGTGATTGCTTTGATAGGTGCTCAGCTCGACGGATTGAGATTTTGCAAGCTCTCCCAGTCTTTGGTGAATATCTTCCAGGGTAGTTTTGCCGTAAACCTCTGGTTCACGAGTGCCCAATAGATTGAGATTTGGGCCTTGTATGACGAGAATTGAAGCTTTTTTAGACATAAATCCCTGTTTTTAGAGACAGTTAGGTATCAATTGTTTAATTTAGCTTAATTTAACTATTAAGCCGCCTAGACTGCTATTGCTTTTTTTTTTGCTTCAGCTGCTATGGGTGAAAGTATACCCTCAGAAATATCTGAAAAGTCTAAAGCTGGAGACTGAAAATGAAATTTTCACTACTTTTAAGAGCAAATAATGAAAATTAGCCTAAAAATTGCTTATTAATTCAGCAATTGATAATCGGTAGAATCAAAAGAAAATGGGTTAAATGATCTCATAATGCGCCATTAATAGCTTTTTTGAGCTCATCTTCACTTATTTTTCCTAATTTTGTAAAAGTCGATTTTCCGCTTGGGCTAATGATGACGGTATAAGGTAGTGCCCCTTGGGGGTTGCCCATTTGCTTTGCTAAATTGCTGCCCTCTAATCCGCCAATGACGATCGGGTAAGAAACAGGGGTTTTTTGTAGAAATTCGCGTACGTTAGATGGTGAATCAATGCCGATACCGACAAATAGAACATTTTTTGAAGCATATTCTTTCGAAACTTGATCCAAAGTTGGCATTTCTTCTACGCATGGAGGGCACCAGGATGCCCAAAAGTTAACCACTAAGACCTTGCCTTGCCATTTTTCCGTATTAACTGGTTTTCCATCTGGACTTTGCCAAGGATTAGCAAAAAATGCCTTAATCGATGGCTCACTGGCTAGGCCAGATTGAGAGATCCAATGCGAGGTAAAGATGCCAGTCAGAAGTGCCAGTAGGCTGACGCCAGCAATCACAATCCATTGTCTTCGGTTCATCTCAAGTCCTTCGCTAAAATTCATTAATGCATATACATATTTTGGGCATTTGCGGTACTTTCATGGGCGGCATTGCCGCAATTGCCAGACAAGCTGGACATCGCGTAACGGGTTGCGACGCCAACGTGTATCCCCCAATGAGTACACAACTAGAATCTCAAGGCATCGAACTAATTGAGGGTTTCTCACCAGATCAATTATTGCAGTTTGAGACGATGCCGGATTTATTTGTAATCGGTAATGTGGTTTCTCGTGGCAATCCTTTGATGGAGGCCATTTTGAACCAAGGACTTCCGTATATTTCCGGCCCGCAATGGTTGGGTGAGCAAGTTCTGTATGGCAGACATGTTTTAGCCGTAGCGGGAACGCATGGCAAAACCACTACTTCCGCAATGCTGACATGGATATTGGAATTCAATGGATATAAGCCAGGTTATTTAATCGGTGGCGTTCCTTTGAATTTCACGGTCTCTGCGCGTTTGGGCGAAAGCAAATATTTTGTCATCGAGGCGGATGAATATGACACTGCATTTTTTGATAAGCGCAGTAAGTTTGTTCATTACAGACCACGCACTGCTTTATTAAATAATTTGGAATTCGATCACGCTGATATTTTTGCTGATTTAGCTGCAATTGAAACCCAATTTCACCATTTGGTGCGCACTGTTCCGAGCGACGGATTGTTGGTCGTCAATGGCGAAGAGCCGGCATTAGAGCGCGTTATTGCAAGGGGCGCATGGGCGCCAGTAGAGCGCTTTGGGCAGGATGCTGCTAATGAATGGTCTCTGATTTCGCAGGCAGCCGATGGTTTTATCGTTCACAAGGCAGGCAAGGATGTTGCAACTGTGACGTGGGCGCCAGACTCTGGTGTGATGGGCAGACATAATCAATTAAACGCCCTAGCGGCGATTGCAGCTGCGAATCATATTGGAATTTCGCCTGGGGATTCTGCACGCGCTTTGGCAGAATTTAAGAACGTAAAACGCCGGCTAGAGACAATTGGCGTTGCTAATGACATCACTGTGTATGACGATTTTGCACATCATCCGACTGCCATAACAACAACGGTTGATGGTTTGCGTCGTCGTGTAGGTCAATCTCGTATCTTGGCTGTTCTTGAGCCCCGCTCCAACACCATGAAGCTGGGCACCATGAAAGCCCAACTACCGGATAGCCTGCGGCAGGCCGACAAAGTATTTGCTTATGGCGCCAGTAGCGGTAAAGAGTCTTTAGGTTGGGATCTAGCTGAGGTTTTGGCACCCCTAAATACTAAAGAGCGCACTAAAGCACTTGCTTTTGATAATCTGGATTCTCTGGTGCTTGCTCTTGCAAAAGAGGCTAAGCCAGGCGATCACATTTTAGTAATGAGTAATGGTGGGTTTGGTGGCGTACACCAAAAAATATTAAAGGCAATTGCAAGCTAATCTAGCTTGTGGCCACTAAAGATACTGAAAGTACATTCATGGGCGATCGATTAAAAGGTAAGGTAGCAATTGTTACTGGGGCTGCTAAAGGTATTGGTTTTGCAACTGCCCAGCGTTTTGCGCAAGAGGGCGCAATTGTGATCGTTGCTGATGTAAATCCAGAGGCTGTCAAAAGCGCTGCTGCGCAAATTCCCAATAGCGAAGCACATGTCATGAATGTGACTGATCGTGCCAGCATTCAGGGGGTTGTAGATCAAGTGATGCAACAACATGGTCGCATTGATATTTTGATTAATAACGCAGGTATTACTCAAGATGCACGCCTGATTAAGATGACCGAAGCTCAATTTGATGCGGTGATTGATGTGAATTTAAAAGGAGTCTTCAATTGCACGCAATTAATTGCTCCGCACATGCTGGAGGCAGGCTCAGGTGCGATTGTGAACGCCTCAAGCGTTGTCGGCTTGTATGGCAACTTTGGCCAAACTAATTACTCGGCTACAAAATTTGGCGTGATTGGATTTACCAAGACCTGGGCGCGTGAGCTTGGCCCTAAAGGTATTCGCGTAAATGCAGTATGCCCTGGATTTATTGCTACCGAAATGGTGAAGGCAATGCCCGAAAATATTCTGAAGGATATCGAAAAGCGCAGCTGGCTTGGACGTTTGGGCACCCCAGAAGAGATGGCGAATGTGTATTTGTTCTTGGCTAGTGATGAGGCTAGCTATGTCAATGGCGTGGCATTAGAAGCTAGCGGCGGAATTTCGCTTTAAGCATGAATCTCTTATATGAAGAGGGTGGCGATATCAAAATTGCCACAGTGCAGTCCGCAACAGGGACTGGTGATGCAGAGTCTTGGCAGGCTACTAGCTTATCTGGCAAAAAAATCAAACTCAAGGCTAAAGAGGTTTGGTTGCGCTTTGAAAAGCCTGAAGCTCAGGCGGTGATGGACGAGGCGCTCACCCTATCAACAGAAATTGATTTGCAATTGCTCTGGGATTGCGCTCCTGATGAAGAGTTTGGTTTGGTGGATGTTGCTCATGAGTACTTTGGGAATCAAGCGTCCATTCCGCAACAAGTTTCGTTGGCAATTGCCTTGCAAGGTGCGCCAGTATTCTTTCGTCGCAAAGGGCGAGGACGCTTTCAGAGGGCGCCTTTAGAGCAGTTGCAGGCTGGTTTAGCGGCGCTCGAGCGTAAGCAAAAAGAATTAGAGCAACAGTCCCTCTGGCAACAAGACTTAGTGGCTGGAGTGTTCCCTGAGGACTTAAAGGCTTCTGCCAAGCAACTTCTCTTTTCTCCGGATAAAAATAGTCCTGCTTATAAAGCCTTAAATACAGCCTGCGCAGAGACTGGTGAATCGCCTGCTCAGTTGATGATTCGCTGTGGTGCGATTGATTCTCCTCTCGCATACCACCAAGGCATGTTCTTAAAGGCTCACTTTCCAAAT is from Polynucleobacter sp. MWH-UH23A and encodes:
- the accC gene encoding acetyl-CoA carboxylase biotin carboxylase subunit: MFDKILIANRGEIALRIQRACRELGIKTVVVYSTADKEAKYVKLADEAVCIGPAPSPQSYLNMPAIISAAEVTDAEAIHPGYGFLSENADFAERVEKSGFAFIGPTAASIRLMGDKVSAKRAMIKAGVPCVPGSEGALPDNPKEIIAAAKKVGYPVIIKAAGGGGGRGMRVVHTEAHLINAVNMTREEAGRAFGNPEVYMEKFLEKPRHVEIQVLADTHGNAIWLGERDCSMQRRHQKVIEEAPAPGIDRRLIAKIGERCADACRKIGYRGAGTFEFLYENGEFFFIEMNTRVQVEHPVTEMITGVDIVQEQIRIAAGLKLSYRQKDIVFRGHAIECRLNAEDPFKFTPSPGRIGSFHMPGGPGIRVDSHAYSGYMVPSNYDSMIGKLISYGNTREQAIRRMQIALSEMVIDGITTNVPLHRELMLDPNFMEGGTSIHYLEHRLEEQAASRGKS
- the fabG gene encoding 3-oxoacyl-ACP reductase FabG; the encoded protein is MGDRLKGKVAIVTGAAKGIGFATAQRFAQEGAIVIVADVNPEAVKSAAAQIPNSEAHVMNVTDRASIQGVVDQVMQQHGRIDILINNAGITQDARLIKMTEAQFDAVIDVNLKGVFNCTQLIAPHMLEAGSGAIVNASSVVGLYGNFGQTNYSATKFGVIGFTKTWARELGPKGIRVNAVCPGFIATEMVKAMPENILKDIEKRSWLGRLGTPEEMANVYLFLASDEASYVNGVALEASGGISL
- the accB gene encoding acetyl-CoA carboxylase biotin carboxyl carrier protein, with translation MDLRKLKTLIDLVSESGISELEVNEGEDRVRIVNSGPSVTTGQVVYANPAPVQAITAAPVAAATTAQAPAAETPAAEEGFVARSPMVGTFYRAPNPESPNFVNVGDTVKVGQTLCIIEAMKLLNEIESEKAGVIKEILVENGQGVEFDQPLFVIA
- the aroQ gene encoding type II 3-dehydroquinate dehydratase, which encodes MSKKASILVIQGPNLNLLGTREPEVYGKTTLEDIHQRLGELAKSQSVELSTYQSNHEGELIDRIQKAKQDGVDFIIINPGAFTHTSVALRDVLAGVAIPFTEVHLSNIHQREEFRKHSYLSDIATGVICGLGAIGYELALQAAIARLQK
- the mpl gene encoding UDP-N-acetylmuramate:L-alanyl-gamma-D-glutamyl-meso-diaminopimelate ligase, which encodes MHIHILGICGTFMGGIAAIARQAGHRVTGCDANVYPPMSTQLESQGIELIEGFSPDQLLQFETMPDLFVIGNVVSRGNPLMEAILNQGLPYISGPQWLGEQVLYGRHVLAVAGTHGKTTTSAMLTWILEFNGYKPGYLIGGVPLNFTVSARLGESKYFVIEADEYDTAFFDKRSKFVHYRPRTALLNNLEFDHADIFADLAAIETQFHHLVRTVPSDGLLVVNGEEPALERVIARGAWAPVERFGQDAANEWSLISQAADGFIVHKAGKDVATVTWAPDSGVMGRHNQLNALAAIAAANHIGISPGDSARALAEFKNVKRRLETIGVANDITVYDDFAHHPTAITTTVDGLRRRVGQSRILAVLEPRSNTMKLGTMKAQLPDSLRQADKVFAYGASSGKESLGWDLAEVLAPLNTKERTKALAFDNLDSLVLALAKEAKPGDHILVMSNGGFGGVHQKILKAIAS
- a CDS encoding TlpA disulfide reductase family protein, producing the protein MNRRQWIVIAGVSLLALLTGIFTSHWISQSGLASEPSIKAFFANPWQSPDGKPVNTEKWQGKVLVVNFWASWCPPCVEEMPTLDQVSKEYASKNVLFVGIGIDSPSNVREFLQKTPVSYPIVIGGLEGSNLAKQMGNPQGALPYTVIISPSGKSTFTKLGKISEDELKKAINGAL